The Lycorma delicatula isolate Av1 chromosome 8, ASM4794821v1, whole genome shotgun sequence DNA segment tcaaccgatcccgtATAGCGTTGTGCCAGTAAGGAAGAGCACTATCTTATTGCCAAATAAATTTCtgcggttcgtattgcagttCAATAAAAAGCCGTAGTTGTAGCGTATGAAgttagttcattccagacacacttgcttccgcgaaaaagaacggcTAGTAAACTTgtcgggatacggcacaaaaaaccTTCGGTTTTGGAGGATCTCGTTCACGCTGCAATATCtagtgaggattttctgatccccagatacgcacTTTATGTgcgtttaattttcaattaacatgaAATGTCGATTCGTCATAGATACAACGCGATAAAGAAAGTTTTCGTCACGGTGCATCATCTCTTTTGCGAAGCTAACACGCAAAACATAATCTGTAGGGTTTAGAGCTTTTAACAGCTGCAGACGATATGGATGCACTTGAAAGCGTTTTATTAAAACCCTCCACACAGATGTCACTGAAATAGCTAATTCATTAGCCTTCCAGTTAAGAAGGCTAGGCTTCCTAATGaatttcctaggactacgcacaaaagacACTCTTACAAGTTCAACATTTTAAGACGCACTCGGTAGTCCAGTACTCTTACGTTTACAAATACAGCCGGTggattcaaattgtttataccgtctacgaatgttattgacactacactttgatcttagccaagaggcGAAGAAGCGATGTGTTATTGTCACTGAGGGAATCACAAATGTACTTCAAACGGAACGCCCGTTGAACGgtaaatacacatttacactttgtaaatggaatgcaaagttggcgggagtttatttctccctacttatcgcagaacctggacagagtcccttgctgctggatgattcaaatcgggcgtgttttttttaaaaggtttatttttaaatggcgggtctaatttttcaagttttgttttgtttatttagtattttaaggacggatttaattgcattccaatccgttgttaaaccagcgttatcgaacccattttatgggccgaccgcggaaggctaggcttatgaagcctgtcctcccgacgtaattccccttcagtccgtccactgaagtcctttcggtgctaacgcttcataggctagcaggaatacgccacaacggggcactaactatcagaAGCGAGCAATGCGACCcttactccggaggagtcgcaattgctggtttattttatttaacttgtaagttttaaaggagaggttgtgtagaagttcttcatccacttctgttatggctgccttccaggacgcatctctgctgggctctgttccggtaatagggaacttacaaaatggtgatacctattcgcgatcgcggttttggggcggcgatttccttagaagaagtaaacagaaattatttactgcacataattattaatctccagacgtgtgtccgggaaggggttggggggaccgcgtggccgcagtgaagaaaccatttgtttattgtggtggctgttggtatctgcaacaaaagaaacagaacacacacacgaaaaaaaaagaaaaaagggtgaggcccgcgtttttgttttaaccacgacttaccgtattttgatgtcctgagaccgtataactcgcgaaaaccattcactcgcgaccccggaaacgatTCTTACGCGTTATTCCGTTagtggctcatgcgatatggaggcccctaagcctggtttgtcgattctcggctcccgcaccgcaccatcacggtggttcgtccaggacggcgtgaggccgcttccttacacctgtcggggttgggtcctctcggcagatgtcccgaagatgactgtgttcggacacagccgctctcccgaacagtctgcgcgcctgcgccacccccacctcggacacggattgcaatctcgcatcggatcggagagtggcgttcctgacgaaccacggagctccaaatatcgtccgcaacgcaatgttttggacggcttcgatcttcttttgaagcgaggagctcaacaatGCCTCCCATGCCGGGTAAGCGTATGTCAGAATCGGCAgcacgtacagccgaaaaatgagtaacttagttgccagtgggtacgggctggcactgttcagcactgggtatagcgaggctctggcggccttagccctccgggtcgcataatttacatgttcaccgaaggtaagccgcctgtccaagaccacccccaggtacttaaccgttttctcaaaagggattttctcccctgagatttccagctgcctggccggtttgcgtgtcttgtatgtgaacatcacggccaccgatttttcaccgttgaccctgattctccacatatcgagccacggttccactaagtccagttgcctttggagcctccggaccgcgtaatccacatttgcggattcgtagaaatatgccgtgtcgtctgcataaagggccgttttgaccccttccgacagcggcatatcgttcacgtacaaagtgtacaggaACGGGGAAAGCAccgctccttggggaaccccagcggctatttctctggtagaggaaatcgtttcccctacgcgcacgacaaaacgtcggtctagcagatatgaccgcatcagtctgacatagcggtgtGGGATCGCCGAGTGCGCTAATTTATAGAgtagcccgctatgccaaactttgtcaaaggccttggccacatccagaaaaacggctgcagtcaccgctttcctgttcaggcctccgacaaggtcatctattatttttaccagttggagggtcgttGAGTGAACCTCCCTAAACCTAAATTGCTCCGGCCGCACTTtaccctccatgtatcgcctcagtttttcgaggaaaattctctcgaacaacttagacaataccggtaacagggagattggcctataattccgtgggaaaagtaaacttttccccggtttgggtaaacatacgactttggccgttttccaacaattctgGAAATATataacgtacaaaatggacgtgaatatcaccgaaattgttgtaatcacggaggccggtatgttccggaatgcacgggcgctgttcccgtcgacacccggggccttgtggccttaatggcggCGGAAACTTCCgcctcagtgacttggtcaatctctaaaggggcgtcctccacctgtgagaaataatctacaagaaaggaatccacctcggttgtgtgctcgtcgttcgcgGCGAGAGGGGGATTTGGAGTAAATTGTTCCTCCAAGGCGTTGGCAAgaacctcggccctctccgcctccgaatatgcaagaaaacctcgctgccccacaactttgtaaattgtaaaacacAGAACCCTTTATCCTTATGGTGGGGGGAGGGTCatcatctttgctactagcgctttcaagcggaatGATCACGAAACAGTTTATAAGCTTGCACACAACTAAAGCAGTTAaaagtttctctttcatttaatgtataattaactaATGTACatgaaaattgagaaatattacacACCTTTAAAAACCCGATATtgattttgaaacattttgtattagaaataaaaaaagtgtataaaaatagttattgacaataattttcgttatttttccaCAATTGTACCgtgtacaataaaattaagcGTCTCTTAACCAAAcattatataattagaatttattactactgtttttatatctgataactgaaaagatttttcttttttatcggtTCTAAATGAGATCGTAAATCAGCTAATATTAATTTTCCAATCGGATCGTGATGAAtcgtagtaaatatttaataaaatattcagaccGATTATATCTTAGAAGAAAAACGAATCTTctcatttatgtttttaacttagaacgtagtaaaaaaaaaaaaaaacaatgtgtgcGCGAAACAGACACATACATACATCACTTTATTAACAACTATGGCCATCTGAGAAATATTCTCAAGTTGAATTGCGATCTGGTGGTCGATAAAACTGTGCATTGCGATTGTTATGCCTTCACCCACGAAGATGGGCGTTTTCCTTTGACATGACTGTGTCTTCTCCTAAGCGACACGGCCGTAGATCCAGCACTCGTTTAAAATTATGATTCTCTTCAATAAAATCAAAGTTGGTCTTTTAGCAAACCGGAATGATTTTCGTGAAACATGAAAAACAGGAGTGGGGATCCTCAGCGCAAATTTTCCATTAGCGTTTCTTGCAAAAATCGTCAGTTGGCATCGACTGTTCTGTACCGAATGAATTTCCCCTTTAATTTAAATCTCTGAGATTTCATTTACGACCTTTTTTCACACCGCCAATCATTCTTAATTGTTTCTGAATTTATGCCGATTGAGAGCCAGACTGCCGTTTTCCGAAAGGTAGCGAATGCAGTATACAGAGTTTTTCATAAAACCACATGACTTCGCTATGAAAAGCAAATGCAGTACTAGTCCAGTTTCATAAAGCAAGTTGTTGGCAAGAAAGTCTTTTCGTAAAATCAACCATcaactcttaaaattgaaatatatatattttttgttctttcccTCTACCTCCCtgcgatttaaaaattttttttaaatttttgaaagtttatatttcacatatagagctatcaagaaatgtttacaatttttttaattaaatagatcccgaacttaaaatgcaaaaaagttttttttgaaaaaaatttttttcctattttggtCTTTATTGAAGGGgttttagatttaaagaaaactttacttaagcaaattagctaagtttcgtttatttattttaatattttttttttgtcttcagtcattgactggtttgatgcagctgtcaaagattccctatctagtgccagtcgtttcatttcggtataccccctacatcctagatgcctaacaatttgttttacatattccaaacattgcctgcctagaaaattttttcttgtacctgtccctccaatattaaagcgactattccaggatgccttaatatgtggcctataagtctgtctcttcttttagctatatttttccaaatgcttctttcttcatctatttgccgcaatacctcttcatttgtcactttatccacccatcttatttttaacattctcctatagcaccacatttcaaaagcttctaatcttttcttctcagatactccgatcgtccaagtttcacgtccatataaagcaacaatccaaagaaatactttcaaaaatctttttcctatttttttcctattttggtCTTTATTGAAGTGgttttagatttaaagaaaactttacttaagcaaattagctaagtttcgtttatttattttaatattttttttttgtcttcagtcattgactggtttgatgcagctgtcaaagattccctatctagtgccagtcgtttcatttcggtataccccctacatcctagatgcctaacaatttgttttacatattccaaacattgcctgcctagacaattttttcttgtacctgtccctccaatattaaagcgactattccaggatgccttaatatgtggcctataagtctgtctcttcttttagctatatttttccaaatgcttctttcttcatctatttgccgcaatacctcttcatttgtcactttatccacccatcttatttttgacattctcctatagcaccacatttcaaaagcttctaatcttttcttctcagatactacgatcgtccaagtttcacgtccatataaagcaacaatccaaagaaatactttcaaaaatcttttcctgacatttaaattaatttttgatgtaaacaaattatatttctgactgaaagctcgtttcgcctgtgctattcggcattttatatcgctcttgcttcgtccatctttagtaattctacttcccaaataacaaaattcttctacctccataatcttttctccttctactttcacattcagtgctccatctgtattatttctactacatttcattactttcgttttgttcttgtttattttcatgcggtagttcttgcgtaggacttcatccatgccattcattgtttcttctaaatcttttttactctcagctagaattaatatatcatcagcaaatcgtagcatctttatcttttcaccttgtactgttactccgaatctaaattgttctttaacattattaactactagttctatgtaaagattaaaaagcaacagggatagggaacatcctcgtcggagtccctttcttattacagcttctttcttatgttcttcaattattattgttaggttcctgtaaatgttagcaatctttcttctatctctgcatttgaactgtaatttttttaaaatgctgaacattttattccagtcaaaattatctacattataaatgccaagtatgtcagtttgtttttctttaatcttccttctactattaatatgaggcctaaaaatgtccctatacttttcctgaaatcaaattggtcttcttctaacacttcttccactctcctctcaattcttctgtacagaattctagttaagattttttatgcatggctagttaagctaattgttctgtattattcacatttatctgctcctgctttctttgttatcatgactataacactctttttgaagtctgatagaacttccccttttacataaatattacacaccagtttgtataatatatcaataatcgcttcctcacctgcactgcacagtaatcctacaggtattctgtctattccaggagcctttctgccattcaaatcttttaatgctctcttaaattcaaatctcagtattgtttctcccatttcatcctcttctttctctataacaccattttctaattcatttcctctgtctaactcttcaatatattccacccgcctatcgactttacctttcgtattataaatctttgtttaaaacattattggattttactttatgtattccaaaattttccttaactttcctgtatgctccgtcataCATGAacattttaccaatgttcatttctctttccacttctgaacacttttctttaatctattcttctttcgctagtttgcattttctgtttacagcatttcttaattgtcgatagttccttttactttcttcatcactagcattcttatattttctacgttcatccatcagctgcaatatatcgtctgaaatccaaggtttactgccagttctctttgttccacttaagttcgcttctgctgatttaagaatttcctttttaacattctcccattcttcttctacattttctaccttatcttttttactcacacctcttgcgatgtcctcctcaaagatcttctttacctcctcttcctcactcttctctaaattccactgattcatctgacaccttttcttcaggtttttaaaccccaatctacatttcattatcactaactTATGGtccctatcaatgtctgctccagggtaagttttgcagtcaacgagttgatttctaaatctttgcttaaccatgactTAATCTATCTGAAACCTTGCAGTAtctcctggctttttccaagtgtatattcttgaTCTGACAGATACTCATCAAGAGCCAATCTGAACAGACTCCTCAATTCTATTGGGCTGTATTTCTGATATCCCGATGATTGTAACTCTTCATCATTCAAGTAAGGGTTTCACAGAGTTTATATGGGAGCAGTCTTGGCATCCTAATGCTGATAATACCACAATAAAAATAGTCTTATTGTAGCAATTAGGCTATTTAATAGTCTgtcaaataatatgaaaataatgtctaataaaaatgttttcaagcaAAACTAAAAACATGGGTTAAAGAAGATAGGTCTAGGCCCTGTTGAAAAACCAAATACCCAATCTTAATGTAAAGTGTTAAAAATCACACTGAAAGGTTTTCAAATGTCAAGTCACACTATTCTTGAAAAACAACCAAGAGGAAATACATAGACCCTATCTCTGAAAAAATGAATTGGTTTCATGTAGAAAAGGCTAAAAAaagggagaaatacaaaaatcaaggcgtcaattatttctgaaattacttataaagttgattaaaattacaatcttaCACGTTTTCAACCCAAAATAAGATGACTGCATAACTCATAGAAATCAAAACAGCAGAATCCGCAAAGTTGCAGATTGTGCCTTTCATTGGCTATTTTGTTTCAGTGAGGtgatttgcaaatattttttctgctgtTTTGTTTGTGCTTTATCTTTCATTGTGTGGGCAACCAATCTGTCTCATGAAGTATTTAGTGCAGTTActgtagtttaatttaaatattactaagtTTTTTATCCATCAATTAGGAAACCTCTGTTAATTGTTTCTCAGATATGATTTTAGGCTTCTCAGCAAGGCCACTCAACAGAATTAaccaacccaaaaaaaaaacctaataacgaataattatagtattattattttttatgtgataaaatgGAATCCAGagagtttttatattattaaagatgtGATCTAAATGCAACTGTGTGGTACTATCACTTCTTTAACTTTGTATATTAATCAAAAATCAactatttttgtcataaaaagtACTAAAGAAAACTTTCCTTTTAAGCGAGTTAAACGATTACTATTGATAATCATTGCTTATAAAAACCATTCATTAGCTTATAAAAAACTgtgtaatacagtttttaaatatttttaacactgtAGAATAAAGGATAAAGTAAACTGGTTTTCTAGGAAACCTAAAATCcctttttttaatggatttttcttCTAATCACTTGTAATCAAGTACTAATGTTGGAACTTTGAATAATGATTGAATGAATAGATTAATAATGTGGTTAGGTGCATTAAAGCTTGGAGTTGACCAATACCACCATTGTGAATATCAACCCCTTGAATCAGCACTCAGGGTCATGGTTAGCAAGGCCATCACCCTTTGAGCCAGCCTTGTTACTATTACCTTCTAGAAGAAGAACCAAAACTAGCTACGTTATATCTACAACTCAATATTTATGATGTAATAGTCGGTTCCTTTTTTCTTCAGAACTGAATGTTATTTACTACAtcactatataaaatttacactatGGGATTAATGTAGTTTCACAATATTCTAAATGACAGGGACAGAAtaaggatttattattttaagtcatCACTTGTGATAGTTTACATCACTTTTCAAGCTCTATGGTTCCTTCTTTGAATAcataaaagtaaacatatatGAAATGTCACATTTTGAATCTTCTCAAAGAGTAACTATTTAAATGGCGATAATttgtaaattcctttttttgtcttattattaGAAACTCCCATGTTTTTCTCGTTGCTGAAACTATTTTGACCAAAAGTTGTGTGACTACTAAATCACAACTTATTATATGAATTCACAGTGTTCTTTTTAGCAAGCGCAATAAAGTCaggtttttataaagtaatttgttaataatgaaCTTAACAGAGTAAACTGTTAATATGCAGTTCAGGAAATACTAGCAGACAATTACtatttgaaaaaactaatatttattcctGTTGATCCccacttttttagttttttctatcaTACCCCAGTTTTCAAGCTTCTAAATACTTCATTCCAGCATGATTCCCTATATGAATATCAGATAAGTACACCTTCAGTCTAAATTTTGTGTatttggttataaaataaaaacattttatattgtagAAATCTCTTTTTTGTTTAGGACGGTCTCCTAACTgctttttgcatatatatatatatatatatatatatatacacaactttTTCAGGCTTCAAAACCTCAAGCAGCGACAAATGACAATGTTGCTACTTAGAATGaatgtattgtttaaatatattattttatacttataactcttacatattttattagtaataaacaaattttttatataaggacaaacattatttactacttttcaacaaaagaatttttatatgaaCGTAAAATTGtagctttatttagaaaaaaatcaagcataatttacataattaatgagTGACGATAAGTCAACCTTCTTGAACGCTGTTCAtcataaacatttataatgttttgtaattcCCTCATAAGAGGTCCTTTGTCACCCATTCCCTGACAGGTTACCAAAGCCTTACGGaaatcagtaataacattttctCTTCTTTCCACTTGCCCTCTTAATGCTTTGATTTTATCTTCTAAGTAACATAAACGACTACCTACTTCTCTTTGTAATTCAATAGCTTGTAACATTTTCTCTGCTTCACTTTTTGATTTTTCAGAGCATACATTTTCATACTTTATAGTCAATTCATCATATACACTTTTCTGTTTATCTAATTCAGCTTTTAACCCAGTTATCTCTCTTTTCAAGCTCAGTACACCTAAggtttcttttttgaaattagcTAATTGATGTTTCagattcttcatttcattttcttttttgttcaattcttcaaccaaaattttattttcctttaaaacttcttctagatttttatctttaactgcttctttttttttcaaatcttctaTACTGTCTTTCAGATTTGTTATcagtgaaaagttatttaatgtaatattgttataatagttCCTCatattatcaaaatcatttttgtgATTGTCAATtagcttttttatttgtaaattttttctttcctcaCCTTCAAAAacttccattttgttttttaattctagtagtgttcttaaattaaatattttcttttcaaatttgttttctaaCTCCTCATTTGTCTTTTCAAAATAATCTCTCATTTCTGACATCTCTTTACCATGTTGCAAACGTAGTGCTCTGATTTCATTCAGCTGATTCTCCtcttgtgtttttaatttacttttcagctCCTTTTTATCTGTCAAAAGCTCCATTTCCTGTTCTGAATGATCCTTTCCTGCTAATATCAATGTAGTCTTCTCTTTTATAGAAGCTTCATTTAACTGAAGATTTTGTTCATACATTAAAAACTTTACTTGTTGATTTATTTCACGTATATCTTTCTGTCGTTTTTCTTCTGCTAATTCTAAAGCATAATCTTTATTTCGAATTTCTGCTCGT contains these protein-coding regions:
- the LOC142329499 gene encoding dynein regulatory complex subunit 4-like — its product is MPPKGKGDKKQPVLIEGVDTTEMTFPQLQQHSLLVYEKLLKEREERNYFQLERDKLRTFLDLSRTQLDEVRAEIRNKDYALELAEEKRQKDIREINQQVKFLMYEQNLQLNEASIKEKTTLILAGKDHSEQEMELLTDKKELKSKLKTQEENQLNEIRALRLQHGKEMSEMRDYFEKTNEELENKFEKKIFNLRTLLELKNKMEVFEGEERKNLQIKKLIDNHKNDFDNMRNYYNNITLNNFSLITNLKDSIEDLKKKEAVKDKNLEEVLKENKILVEELNKKENEMKNLKHQLANFKKETLGVLSLKREITGLKAELDKQKSVYDELTIKYENVCSEKSKSEAEKMLQAIELQREVGSRLCYLEDKIKALRGQVERRENVITDFRKALVTCQGMGDKGPLMRELQNIINVYDEQRSRRLTYRHSLIM